A genomic region of uncultured Acidilobus sp. JCHS contains the following coding sequences:
- a CDS encoding Bacterial type II secretion system protein F domain, which translates to MRPDLDNLVLGSGVSQSLDRYCDSVVMPLLVIVPAALVVAGFALALPHGLYMAVLVAALLAIMGFLLSLALSGVIPAFRFSSRSDAMEAKFHAFASTLALLLAGGREVHEALLGLYDYRDELKEFSVEIDYLHRSLSLGGDPSKVLRRLSEITPSRSVKVLAESLAKAVETGSDPLSVVRYQLETYINYYYSLVDRVSATVGSLLEMFLTVGLILPILVTIAALLFAAYAVKGLSPMSLVTLAVFIILPIVSVMTVVLVDNQMSKLKL; encoded by the coding sequence ATGAGGCCTGACCTAGATAACCTGGTCCTGGGCTCTGGGGTTTCGCAGAGCCTAGACAGGTACTGCGACTCCGTTGTGATGCCCCTCTTGGTCATAGTCCCAGCAGCGCTCGTCGTGGCAGGCTTTGCTCTGGCCCTTCCGCACGGCCTTTACATGGCTGTCCTGGTGGCGGCCCTCCTGGCCATCATGGGGTTCCTGCTGTCGCTAGCACTTTCGGGGGTCATCCCGGCATTCAGGTTCTCCTCGAGGAGCGACGCAATGGAGGCCAAGTTCCACGCCTTCGCCTCAACCCTGGCCCTCCTGCTCGCCGGAGGGCGTGAAGTGCACGAGGCCCTTCTGGGCCTCTATGACTACAGGGATGAGCTCAAGGAGTTCTCCGTGGAGATAGACTACCTTCATAGGTCCCTGTCGCTTGGCGGGGACCCCTCTAAGGTCCTGAGGAGGCTCTCCGAGATAACGCCCTCAAGGAGCGTAAAGGTGTTGGCGGAGTCCCTGGCCAAGGCCGTTGAGACGGGCTCCGACCCGCTCTCAGTGGTCAGGTACCAGCTGGAGACCTACATCAACTACTACTACTCGCTCGTGGACAGGGTCTCGGCGACGGTGGGGTCGCTGCTGGAGATGTTCTTGACTGTGGGCCTTATACTGCCCATACTAGTTACCATAGCGGCCCTGCTCTTCGCGGCCTACGCGGTGAAGGGGCTCTCGCCCATGTCGCTTGTGACGCTGGCTGTCTTCATAATACTGCCCATAGTGTCAGTGATGACGGTGGTGCTCGTTGACAACCAGATGTCAAAGCTTAAGCTGTAG
- a CDS encoding Type IV secretory pathway, VirB11 component, and related ATPase involved in archaeal flagella biosynthesis — MLLGRPLVEAMIVEDPDGRRYYNVIEPKLDTRVRQDSLTEILSLVSKDALLLEKVNAAATVEKAYELLFPIARTIVRSKVKGGLFRKASPDLEAKVNEAASAVAYHAAKELVGYGAIDPLIRDPYIEDISCNGIGIPVFIYHTRYEWLTTNIVIGDLEYLKSLVSKLGVKGGKEPSVATPIVEGVLKPEGYRVNIVLDTASRHGPQFTIRKFRSEPFTIIELLKARVLDPLVAALLWMAVEMKQGIIIYGPTGSGKTTLLNAITMFIPTEFKIVTAEDTPELHLPFHENWGAMVTRLSTDEKVQSVTLQAQVEAALRQRPDVIIIGEIRSREAYSFFQALATGHGGLTTVHAESADVLVRRLKSPPMSVPASLIAAVRLFVNILRVERGDKVVRRVVRVHESVRYNPELDDVELQEIITWRPEDDSWPLLTRDLVTLRTIASLRLVSYDEALEDLRRRATVLSWLTSKDADVTLLHSAVRLYRRDPEEVYQRALTEVKEYELRYR; from the coding sequence ATGCTGCTTGGCAGGCCGTTGGTTGAGGCGATGATCGTAGAGGACCCCGATGGAAGACGGTACTATAACGTTATAGAGCCTAAGCTCGACACGAGGGTCAGGCAGGACTCCCTTACGGAGATCCTGAGCCTTGTGTCGAAGGACGCGCTCCTGCTGGAAAAGGTCAACGCGGCTGCGACCGTGGAGAAGGCTTACGAGCTTCTGTTCCCTATAGCCCGAACAATAGTGAGGTCTAAGGTGAAGGGAGGGCTCTTCAGGAAGGCCTCTCCTGACCTTGAGGCCAAGGTCAATGAGGCGGCCTCGGCGGTGGCCTATCACGCAGCCAAGGAGCTCGTGGGGTATGGCGCTATAGACCCGCTTATCAGGGACCCCTATATAGAGGACATATCCTGTAACGGCATAGGCATACCCGTCTTCATATATCACACCAGGTACGAATGGCTCACCACAAATATCGTCATAGGCGACCTAGAATACCTCAAGTCGCTGGTCTCCAAGCTTGGCGTCAAGGGGGGCAAGGAGCCATCGGTCGCGACTCCGATCGTTGAGGGCGTGCTGAAGCCCGAGGGGTACAGGGTTAACATAGTCCTTGACACGGCTTCAAGGCACGGGCCCCAGTTCACCATAAGGAAGTTCAGGTCCGAGCCCTTCACAATCATAGAGCTGCTGAAGGCGAGGGTCCTTGACCCTCTGGTGGCGGCGTTGCTATGGATGGCCGTTGAAATGAAGCAGGGCATCATAATATATGGGCCTACGGGAAGCGGGAAGACCACGCTGCTTAACGCTATAACTATGTTCATCCCTACTGAGTTCAAGATAGTCACGGCGGAGGACACGCCAGAGCTTCACCTGCCGTTCCACGAGAACTGGGGGGCCATGGTAACGAGGCTCTCCACGGACGAGAAGGTCCAGAGCGTCACCCTTCAGGCCCAGGTGGAGGCGGCGCTCAGGCAGAGGCCTGACGTGATAATTATAGGCGAGATAAGGTCTAGGGAGGCCTACAGCTTCTTCCAGGCCCTGGCTACAGGCCATGGCGGCCTCACGACGGTTCACGCCGAGTCTGCGGACGTGTTGGTCAGGAGGCTTAAGTCCCCACCCATGAGCGTCCCGGCCAGCCTCATAGCGGCGGTCAGGCTCTTCGTGAACATACTTAGGGTTGAAAGAGGGGACAAGGTCGTGAGGAGGGTCGTCAGGGTCCACGAAAGCGTAAGGTACAACCCTGAGCTGGACGACGTAGAGCTTCAGGAGATAATCACGTGGAGGCCTGAGGACGACTCCTGGCCCCTGTTGACCAGGGACCTTGTAACCTTAAGGACTATAGCCAGCCTCAGACTGGTAAGCTACGATGAGGCCCTCGAGGACCTAAGGCGTAGGGCCACTGTGCTCAGCTGGCTCACGTCCAAGGACGCTGACGTGACCTTACTGCACTCAGCTGTGAGGCTCTACCGCAGGGACCCAGAGGAGGTTTACCAGAGGGCGCTCACGGAGGTGAAGGAGTACGAGCTCAGGTACCGCTAG
- a CDS encoding RecB-family nuclease produces MRNDVLPVIHNVSSVQRLVDTARVVVSLGLPTLIATKVYGAAAQSGVPEVFRLLLKERRGFVVLPELKDAVEAYAPDSVLLIDRENASEQLSLDDLGRLKGRVMVVLNGSDAPFSPQELSLGKPVYIRGLMSRAGAVAEGALVLYGLVVLSGQQSSSNT; encoded by the coding sequence TTGAGGAACGACGTACTGCCCGTCATACATAACGTCTCAAGCGTCCAGAGGCTTGTGGACACGGCGAGGGTAGTAGTCAGCCTAGGCCTGCCCACGCTGATAGCCACCAAGGTCTACGGGGCGGCGGCCCAGTCGGGGGTCCCTGAGGTCTTCAGGCTGCTCCTTAAGGAGAGGAGGGGTTTCGTGGTGCTGCCTGAGCTTAAGGACGCCGTAGAGGCCTACGCGCCTGACAGCGTGTTGCTCATAGACAGGGAGAACGCCTCAGAGCAGCTGAGCCTTGACGACCTGGGGAGGCTCAAGGGCAGGGTCATGGTGGTGCTCAACGGCTCGGACGCCCCCTTCTCGCCTCAGGAGCTCTCGCTAGGGAAGCCCGTCTACATAAGGGGGCTCATGTCAAGGGCTGGCGCAGTCGCTGAGGGCGCCCTTGTACTCTACGGGCTCGTGGTTCTCAGTGGGCAGCAGAGTAGTAGTAATACCTAG
- a CDS encoding Bacterial type II secretion system protein F domain produces the protein MMALSYWKGRNLAKAFYAALGIALVLDGLLLLQMVPGALRFTLYDNMLPVPYGVVSILSLEAIIVLAVIPPAIAFRRGHEVITDLKYQSRIFLQVYPSIAASAQSTVEALSASASLVERPLRDLIRALASSYKLTGDLEGSFRRVFGDAPRDVRILLSAIPVAGRSGGRAKEVLEVISRYAAELDRMEFTLFNRLRSYAMVVYMGVAVYGVVAGVGVSVASTFTGFALPGSQGLSPLTLVQLLGFMYYALLVLSAASAYVLAKIIDDYAPRSLEYFAFLSALGSTLMVISVAAMHGPGL, from the coding sequence GTGATGGCCTTGAGCTACTGGAAAGGGCGCAACTTAGCGAAGGCCTTTTACGCAGCGCTTGGAATAGCCCTGGTCCTTGACGGCCTCCTGCTATTGCAGATGGTCCCAGGGGCCCTGAGGTTCACACTCTACGATAACATGCTCCCAGTGCCCTACGGCGTGGTCTCAATACTGTCACTGGAGGCAATAATAGTGCTGGCGGTCATACCTCCCGCCATAGCCTTCAGGAGAGGCCACGAAGTGATTACGGATCTCAAGTACCAGTCAAGGATTTTCCTGCAGGTCTACCCGAGCATCGCGGCCTCTGCCCAGTCTACGGTAGAAGCCCTCTCGGCCTCAGCGTCACTGGTTGAGAGACCCCTAAGGGACCTCATAAGGGCGCTGGCGAGCTCTTATAAGCTCACGGGCGACCTCGAGGGGTCCTTCAGGAGGGTCTTCGGGGACGCCCCGCGCGACGTCAGGATACTCCTGTCAGCTATACCGGTAGCTGGGAGGAGCGGCGGCAGGGCCAAGGAGGTCCTGGAGGTGATAAGTAGGTACGCGGCCGAGCTCGACAGGATGGAGTTCACGCTGTTCAACAGGCTCAGGTCATATGCCATGGTGGTCTACATGGGCGTGGCAGTATATGGCGTCGTGGCAGGCGTTGGCGTGTCCGTGGCCAGCACGTTCACGGGCTTCGCCCTGCCGGGCTCGCAGGGCCTCAGCCCTTTAACCCTAGTTCAGCTGCTGGGCTTCATGTACTACGCGTTGCTGGTCCTCTCCGCGGCGTCAGCTTACGTGCTTGCTAAGATAATAGATGACTACGCCCCAAGGTCGCTGGAGTACTTCGCCTTCCTGTCAGCCCTCGGTTCAACGCTCATGGTGATATCGGTGGCAGCTATGCATGGGCCAGGGCTCTGA